GGCCGTCGTAGATGAACAGGGACGTTTCAACGGACCGCTTGGAGAAGATCGGCTGCTCGATGCGGTTTTCCGTCAGCGTCAGGGACATCGGCTTACCGTCGGAACCAACGCCGGTGGACTGGATCGGGCTGCCGTAGTTCACGAAGCCTTCAAATTCCACGATGCTGGGCTTGAAGTTCAGGTCGATGATGTACTTGTTGTCGCCGATGGTAGGCACCACTTCCAGAGTTACGCCGACGGGCTTCATTTCAAACACGCCGGGAGTGGCGGGAGTGACAGGGAAGCTGGATATCTGGGGTTGGATCTGATTGCCCAACAGACCGTTCACGAGGTTGCCGTTGTTTCCGTAACCATTGTTATTGTAACCGTTATTATTGCCTACGGAATTGGGAAGTTCCGGCGGTTCATATTCGGTAGGATACCAGAATTCGCGGATGATTTCAATCTTGGCGGTTTCACCGGACTTGGCGGTTACGCTGGGAGCGGTGAGAACGTCGGACCCTTTCTTCTGAGACAGGCCGCGCATCAGCATCTGGAAAGAGCCTTCGTCATAAATGCCCGTCAGGGACATGATGCCGGGAGCGGCATTTTTCTGGGAGGCTTCAGAGCGGTTGGTGCTGTTCAGCAGATTGTCTACGGAGTTCTTGGTGATGGCGTAATCACCCGTGCGGTTGCCGCCGGTAACGAGGCCGTTGATGGTATCGCTGCCGCTGTTCACAGGCCAGCCGGTCACGCCGCCGGGGGACTGGGTAAAGCTGTCGGGAGTGGAACCGGTGCCGTAGTTCGTGCCGCCGCCCAGGAAGGTGCTGCGGTCATTGCTTACGGAGAACGGGGTGACGATCCAGTCAAAGCCGAGTTCTTCCGTGTTTTCCTGTGTGACTTCCACGAACTTGGTCATGATGCGCACCTGCTGGGATTCGCCGCGGGTGTTTTCAATGAGCTGTTCGATCAGATCCAGGTTGCCGGAAGTGTTGCGGACGACCAGGGAGGAATTGCCATTGACAAGGAATGCCGTGGCGCCTTCCGGGAAGCTGATGCCGCTCTTTTGCAGCAGGCTGCGGATGGAGGGCATGGGCTTAAGGCCGGAGGAGCTTTCTCCACCGCCGCCGAAGGGGTCGTCGCTGACTTCGCCGCCGCCGTCGCCGACGGTGGTGCGGAGAGCGGACTGGAAGCCCGGGGGCACAGAGAAGGTGCGCTGATACAGATCCACGTCATTGCCGCCGGCAGGGAGGATGGTTACTGCATAGTCTTCCACCTTCTGGCGCAGGCCGGCATTGCTGCAGATGAAACGGAGCACTTCCAGCATGGGAACATTGGTCAGTTTCAACTGGCCGATTTTGCGGGTGCGGATGCTTTCCTGCGGGGTTGCGGCCGGAGCAGCTTCCGTGACTTCCGCGGTTTCTTCGCCAAAGCCGTCTTCATCAGTCGCGGGAACGGCGGGAGCGACGGCGGCGGGTTGGGAATCATTGATGACAAAGTTAATGCCGCGTTCGCCGTTCGGGCCTACCGTGCGGTCCAGTTCAATGGACTTCTTGCGCAGATAGTCAATGGCGTCTTCTACGGTGGTGTCTTCAAAGGAGACGGAGGGGATGATGATGCTCTTGAGCT
This region of Akkermansia muciniphila genomic DNA includes:
- a CDS encoding Amuc_1098 family type IV pilus outer membrane protein; this translates as MDHAPLYQPKRSLIALMAIAASCPFAQAGDGGAVGTSSALGSSYAGPGSYQYQSSAARTAMARREAQTQEAMQLLAEGRNLYREGKYKEALDKYNAAYNMLPSAPINDQRKEAIANHIGDASIAVAQEYIKVGRYDEADKLLQDAIKLNPRSAKLAKQTLEYMKDPIRTNPALTPEHVKNVEKVNTLLHMAYGYYDLGDYDKAIAEFNKVLSIDPYNVAARRGQETVNRRRMAYYAAAYDETRSTMLAEVDKMWERPIPMEVPTGADGTDNAPITDINGATANLMKLKSIIIPSVSFEDTTVEDAIDYLRKKSIELDRTVGPNGERGINFVINDSQPAAVAPAVPATDEDGFGEETAEVTEAAPAATPQESIRTRKIGQLKLTNVPMLEVLRFICSNAGLRQKVEDYAVTILPAGGNDVDLYQRTFSVPPGFQSALRTTVGDGGGEVSDDPFGGGGESSSGLKPMPSIRSLLQKSGISFPEGATAFLVNGNSSLVVRNTSGNLDLIEQLIENTRGESQQVRIMTKFVEVTQENTEELGFDWIVTPFSVSNDRSTFLGGGTNYGTGSTPDSFTQSPGGVTGWPVNSGSDTINGLVTGGNRTGDYAITKNSVDNLLNSTNRSEASQKNAAPGIMSLTGIYDEGSFQMLMRGLSQKKGSDVLTAPSVTAKSGETAKIEIIREFWYPTEYEPPELPNSVGNNNGYNNNGYGNNGNLVNGLLGNQIQPQISSFPVTPATPGVFEMKPVGVTLEVVPTIGDNKYIIDLNFKPSIVEFEGFVNYGSPIQSTGVGSDGKPMSLTLTENRIEQPIFSKRSVETSLFIYDGHTVAIGGLITENVQTVEDKVPIFGDLPLIGRFFRSNSDNHIKKNLMIFVTGQIIDATGQPVRGNALPTAAAPESALPASEGLLPPM